A single window of bacterium DNA harbors:
- a CDS encoding DUF2961 domain-containing protein, with protein sequence MKNKNILLGVLMAGGLLSTDVTSQQAFNGLNMNLGNLSRLSHAQTRSISAENFSGEKGKGGMAVDGTGAKAARELGQTWKISPSIKIEAKKLVTLAEVQGPGAIQHIWMTPSGNWRYSIIRCYWDGESEPSIEAPVGDFFACGWGQYSQINSLPICVNPGSAFNSYWEMPFRKSCRITFENIDEEPMVLYYQIDYTLTEVPQDAAYLHCQFRRSNPLPYKTDYVILDGVKGWGQYVGVYMAWGVNNNGWWGEGEIKFFIDGDQKFPTICGTGTEDYFCGSYGFENPETKQYQTYTTPYSGLSQVIKPDGVYNSQMRFGLYRWHIMDPIRFEK encoded by the coding sequence ATGAAAAACAAAAACATCTTGTTGGGAGTGCTTATGGCCGGCGGATTGTTGAGCACGGACGTAACGAGTCAGCAGGCTTTTAACGGGCTGAACATGAACCTGGGCAATCTGTCGCGCTTGTCCCATGCGCAAACCCGTTCCATCAGCGCGGAGAATTTCAGCGGAGAAAAAGGCAAAGGCGGCATGGCCGTGGACGGCACCGGCGCCAAGGCAGCCCGGGAACTGGGCCAGACCTGGAAAATATCTCCGTCGATCAAGATTGAAGCGAAAAAGCTGGTTACGCTGGCGGAGGTCCAGGGACCCGGCGCCATCCAACACATCTGGATGACGCCGTCGGGCAACTGGCGCTATTCCATCATTCGTTGCTACTGGGACGGTGAGAGCGAACCCTCCATCGAAGCGCCGGTGGGCGATTTCTTTGCCTGCGGCTGGGGTCAGTACAGTCAAATCAACTCGTTGCCGATTTGCGTCAACCCCGGCAGCGCCTTCAATTCCTATTGGGAAATGCCTTTCCGCAAATCATGCCGCATCACCTTTGAAAACATCGACGAAGAACCCATGGTTCTGTATTATCAGATCGACTATACCCTGACCGAGGTGCCGCAGGACGCCGCCTACTTGCACTGCCAGTTTCGCCGCAGCAATCCCCTGCCCTATAAAACCGACTATGTGATCCTTGACGGCGTCAAAGGGTGGGGCCAGTATGTAGGCGTTTATATGGCCTGGGGCGTGAACAACAACGGCTGGTGGGGCGAAGGCGAAATCAAATTCTTCATCGACGGGGATCAGAAATTCCCCACCATCTGCGGCACCGGAACAGAGGATTATTTTTGTGGATCGTACGGTTTCGAAAATCCTGAAACCAAGCAGTATCAAACCTACACCACGCCCTACAGCGGCCTGTCGCAGGTGATCAAGCCGGACGGCGTGTACAACTCGCAAATGCGTTTTGGTCTGTATCGCTGGCACATCATGGATCCCATCCGTTTCGAAAAGG